GGGGGCAGTGGAAGGCGTGGCTGGCGAACATCATGGCGATGCGGTTCCGGGGCATCGACCCCGACCGCCTCCTCGCCCGCCTCGATCCGCTGTTCGGCTGGCTGTTCGAGCCGCCGGCGGTCGCCGCGATGCTGGTGCTGGTCGCCTCGGCGGTCGGCGTGGTGCTGGTGAACTTCGACGAGTTCCGCAGCCGGCTGCCGGCGTTCAACCAGTTTTTCGCCTCGGGCAACTGGATCTACCTCGCGGCCGCGCTGGCGGTGACGAAGGTGATCCACGAGTTCGGCCACGGGCTGTCGTGCAAGCACTACGGCGGTGAGTGCCACGAGATGGGGGTGATGCTCCTGGTCTTCACGCCCTGCCTGTACTGCGACGTCTCCGACAGCTGGATGCTGCCGAGCAAGTGGAAGCGGGCGGCGATCGGCGCCGCCGGGATGTACGTCGAGCTGATCATCGCCTCGATCGCCACGTACCTGTGGTGGAATTCCCACGCCGGCACGTTCAACCAGTTGTGCCTCGACGTGATGTTCGTCTCCAGCGTGTCGACGATCCTGTTCAACGCCAACCCGTTGATGCGCTACGACGGCTACTACATCCTTTCCGACATCCTCGAGATCCCCAACCTCCGCCAGAAGGCGACGTCGATCCTCGGCCGGTTCGCCAGCCGGTGGTGCCTGGGGATCGAGCAGCCCGAGGATCCGTTCCTCCCGACGCGCAACCGTTGGGCGTTCGCCGCCTACGCCGTGGCCAGCAGCCTGTATGGCTGGCTGGTGACGGCGTCGATCTTCCTGTTCGTGTGGAACGTCTTCAAACCGTACCGCCTCGAGATCATCGGGCAGGTGCTCGCCGCCGGCGCGCTGTGGGGTTTGGTGGTCCGCCCGGTGCATGGGATGATCAAATTCCTCAACGTGCCCGGGAGGCGCGACGAAGTGAAATCCCGCAATCTCCTTGCCACCGCCGCCGCCGCCACCGCGATCGTCGCGGCGTTGGGGCTGGTGCCCTTGCCGCACCGCGTCTGGTGCCCGGTCGAACTGCGGCCGCGTGGCGAGGAGACGGTGTATGTCGCGGTCGCGGGCCGGCTGGAGAGCGTCGCCGTCCGCCCCGGCGACCGCGTGAGCCGTGGGCAGGAGGTGGCGCGGCTGGCGAACGTCGATCTCGACCTGGCGATCGCCGATCTCGAGGGGCGTGCGGCCCAGCAACGCACCAGGCTCGAGAGCCTGCGCCGCGAGCGGTTCGAGGATCCGGCCGCGGGCCTCGAGGTCGGGACTGCCGAGGAGACGCTCGCCAGCCTCGAGGAGCAGCTCGAGGAGAAGCAGCGCGACCGCCGCGATCTGATCCTCGTCGCCCCGCGCGACGGCGTCGTCCTGCCGGCGCCGGTGGTGGCGGCCCCGCCGCAGGATGCCGACCGGCTGCCGTCCTGGAGCGGGCACGTCCTCGACGAGGCGAATCTCGGTGCCATGCTGGCGGAGGGCACGGTGGTGTGCCACGTCGGCGAGGCCGGCATCCTCGAGGCGGCGCTCGTCGTCGACCAGTCGGAGATCGAGTTCATCGCCCGCGGGCAGCCGGTGGAGATGAAGCTCGATGCCTTTCCGTGGCGCACGCTCGGCGGCACCGTCGAGGAGGTGGCGGTCATGCAACTCTCCGCGGGTGCGGAGCGCCTCAGCGTGAAGGCGGGTGGCCAGGTGCCGACGCAGACGGACGCCGCCGGCCGCGAGCAGCCGATCTCCACCAGCTACGAGGCGATGGTCCACCTCGACGACGGCGACGGCCTGCTGACGCCCGGGATGCGTGGCACGGCACGGATCCGCGTCGGTGGCCGCACCGTGGCGCAGTGGCTGTTGCGCCTGGTCTGGCAGACGTTCAACTTCCGGATGTGACCGACGAAGCACCGTTCGGGGCGCGGTGACGCATGGCCGATCCGGACGGAATCCTCGGACGGATCACGATCTACCCGGTGAAGAGCCTCGACGGCATCAACGTCGACGAGGCGCTGGTGCAGGACGGCGGCAGCCTCGCCGGGGATCGGCGCTGGCGGCTGGTCGATCTTGACGGGCGCGTCGTCAATGCCAAGCGCACCCCCCGGCTCCATGGCGTCCGGGCCGCGTTCGATCTCGACGCGCGCCGGGTCCGGCTGGAAGTCGACGAGGCTGCCGACCTGCCGCCGCGTTGCCGGGCGACCGCCGCGGAGTTTCCGCTCGTCCCCGGAGAGGCCGGGCCCTGTGCCTGGTTGAGCGCCGTCCTCGCCATGCCGGTGCTCCTCGAGGAGCGCGTGGAGGGGGGATTTCCCGACGATCGCGACGCCCCCGGGGCGACGGTCGCCGCCGCAGCCACGCTCGACGCGGTGGCGGGGTGGTTCCGCCTACCCCACACCGAGGTGCGGCGCCGGTTCCGCGTCAATCTCGAGGTCGTCGGCCCGGCGCCGTTTTGGGAAGACGCGCTGGCCTGCCCGGCGGCGGCCGACGCGTCCGGCACGCTCGCCGACCGGCCCCCGGCGGAACCGCGGCGGTTCGCCGTCGGAGGCCAGACCTGGCTGGCGACGGGCGTCTGCCGTCGCTGCCCCGTGCCGACCCGCGACAGCGCCAGCGGCCGCGACGACGCCTTGTTCCGCGCCGTCTTCGAATCGCGCCGGCGGGTGAGCCTTCGCGGCGACGTCGATGCCGCCTCGTGGGGGCACCTCTACCGCCTCGCCATCAACACCCGCGGGCTGTCCGGTCCAGGGCCGATTCGTCGAGGTGATGCGGTCTGCGTCCTGCCGTGACGCTCCTGGGCATCACTGCGGGGGCACCGGGACGAACAGCGCGGGATCGTAGATCGGCTGCGGCGGGATATAGGTGATGTCGTCCCAGGTGAACTGGCCGGGGACCTCGAAGATCCGTGCGTTGTTGTTGATCGCACTGAGGTTCGTGCTGTCGCTGGCCTTGATGTAGATCTCGCCGAAGCTCGGATCGTAGACGACGATGTCGGGATCGGCGGCCGTGATCACGCCCCAGGCGGCGCCGGTGTTCGTGAGCCGGATCGCGCCGCCGCTGGTCGTCGTGTCGCTGCCGGCGACGAGCCGGTTGCCGACGAGGTTGGCGTTCACGATCGCCCCCACCTGGTCGGCGACCGAGAGGCTGATGCCGTCGCCACCGCTGACGGTGCCGATGCGGTTGTCGGTGAGCGTGATGTCGAGCGTCTCGGCACCGTTGGCGAAGCCGTTGACCCCGATCGTCTCGCCGATAAACTCCGAGTTGGCCACCTGGACCACCGAATTGCCGGTGGCGCTGACACCGGCGTTGCCATTGGTCTCGAACGTCGTCTGGAAGACCGCCAGCTGCCCGCCCTCGACCGTGATCCCGGCCGCCGAGGAGTTGCTGATGCTGGAGTTGGTGACGTAGACGCGGCCGTCGTTGTACAGGTCCTTGATGGAGATTCCCGAGTTGGTGTTCCCGTCGAACGTCGAGTTCGTGACGTTGACCTTCGGGTCGCCGCCGGCACTGGTGATCACTGCCAGACCGTCGTTGGTCATGTTGGTGACGGAGAGGTTGGAGAAGTTGAACTGGGCGTTGCCGCCGGCGAGATCCTGGATGAGGATGCCGCGCTGGTTGGGGCCGCTGCCGATGAGCCGGACGTCGTTGACGATCGTGTAGCTCCCGGCCGGCAGCCCGGCGCCATCGGAGATCCCGATCGCGCTGCCGGTAACCTCGAGGTGGTCGACCACCGACCCGGCGGCGAGCGTGATCGCCGTGCCGGCACCGTTGGCGAGGACCGGATACTCCGCTTCGGGTGTATCACCCCACAGCGGCACCAGTCCGCAGGTCGTCGTCGGCACGCGCATCGCCGTGCCCTGGCCGACGAGGAATTGATTGGCAGCCGCGAACGTGTAGCCGCCGGTGTACGGGGTGACCGCGCTGACGCCCTGGTGGACGAAGACGATGTCATACGGGAGCGTCGCCACCGCCTGGGCACCGGCGAGCGACGAGACCGGTGCTTCGGCGGTGCCCGTGCCGCCGGCGGCGACCGAATTGTCGACGTGGATCACGCGCCACGGGCTGCCGGTGAGCGGATTGATCGCCTGGCGGGCCGGCTGGTAAGCGCGGACGATGTGCTCGTTGCGCATCATCGGCTGCTCCATCTGGTCGGCCACCGTGCGGCGCCGCGATCCGCCCATCCGGTAGGTGAGGCGGGCGAAGCCGGTCCAGTCGAAGTAGCTGTCGTTGTTGGCCTGGAGGGAGAAGTCCCAGTTTTCGAGGAACGTCATGTCGAGCCGGGTGTAGACGCCGCCGAAGTAGGGGACGACGTCCTGGCCCCCAGGCACGTTGTAGCGGGCGTTGCCGAAGGTGTAG
This is a stretch of genomic DNA from Planctomycetota bacterium. It encodes these proteins:
- a CDS encoding hemolysin D, with the protein product MSTAAAAFRSSTTRAIGLRRRGDLVANRQIHQGQAWWVVKDPISLAYYRFRPEEYALLDMLDGRVSLETLQARFEERFPPRRIGLDELSRFIATLHRSGLVIGDRSGQGPQLFERRRQRLWGQWKAWLANIMAMRFRGIDPDRLLARLDPLFGWLFEPPAVAAMLVLVASAVGVVLVNFDEFRSRLPAFNQFFASGNWIYLAAALAVTKVIHEFGHGLSCKHYGGECHEMGVMLLVFTPCLYCDVSDSWMLPSKWKRAAIGAAGMYVELIIASIATYLWWNSHAGTFNQLCLDVMFVSSVSTILFNANPLMRYDGYYILSDILEIPNLRQKATSILGRFASRWCLGIEQPEDPFLPTRNRWAFAAYAVASSLYGWLVTASIFLFVWNVFKPYRLEIIGQVLAAGALWGLVVRPVHGMIKFLNVPGRRDEVKSRNLLATAAAATAIVAALGLVPLPHRVWCPVELRPRGEETVYVAVAGRLESVAVRPGDRVSRGQEVARLANVDLDLAIADLEGRAAQQRTRLESLRRERFEDPAAGLEVGTAEETLASLEEQLEEKQRDRRDLILVAPRDGVVLPAPVVAAPPQDADRLPSWSGHVLDEANLGAMLAEGTVVCHVGEAGILEAALVVDQSEIEFIARGQPVEMKLDAFPWRTLGGTVEEVAVMQLSAGAERLSVKAGGQVPTQTDAAGREQPISTSYEAMVHLDDGDGLLTPGMRGTARIRVGGRTVAQWLLRLVWQTFNFRM